TCACATCTTTCCCCATAACTTCTCCGGTCGATTTCATTTCAGGTCCAAGCGACGTATCCACACTACGCAATTTCGCGAAAGAGAACACCGGCACTTTGACAAAAATTTCTTGTTTTTCTGGAGCAAGTCCTGGCGTGTAACCAAGGTCGATTAAGTTTTCCCCTAAGATAACTCTTGTCGCCACATTCGCCATTGGGATTTCGGTAATTTTACTTAAAAATGGCGCCGTCCGGCTTGAGCGCGGATTTACTTCAATAACGAAAACTTCTTCGCCATCTACGACATATTGGATGTTCAGCATTCCGATAATGTTTAAACCAGTTGCCAGTCTTGTCGTATAGTCCACAATCGTATTTTTCACTTGACTGCTTAAACGTTGCGCTGGATATACGGCAATCGAGTCACCTGAATGAACTCCCGCACGTTCGATATGTTCCATGATACCAGGGATTAAGACGTTTTCGCCGTCACTGATTGCATCTACTTCTACTTCTTGGCCGCTTACGTAACGGTCTACTAAAACTGGGTGTTTTGGATTTACTTTTACCGCATTCGTCATATAATGTTTTAATGCTTCTTCTGATTCTACGATTTCCATTGCTCGACCACCAAGTACATATGATGGGCGTACAAGAACCGGATAGCCAATATCTGTTGCTACGTTGATTGCTTCTTCTACCGATGTGGCCGTTTTCCCAGCTGGTTGTGGAATTTGTAGGATTTCTAATGCTTTTTCAAAGGCATCACGGTTTTCTGCGCGGTCCGTATCTTCTAAACTTGTACCTAAAATTTTCACGCCGCGTTTTGCTAAACCGTCTGCTAAATTAATCGCTGTTTGCCCACCAAATTGCACAACGACCCCTAGCGGCTGCTCGATTTCAATAACGTGCATGACATCCTCTAACGTCAAAGGCTCAAAGTAAAGTTTGTCCGAGATACTAAAGTCGGTCGAAACGGTTTCTGGGTTATTATTAATGATAATTGCTTCATAGCCCGCTTGTTGAATGGCCCACACGGAGTGCACCGTTGCATAGTCGAATTCTACCCCTTGCCCAATCCGAATCGGACCAGAACCAAGGACAATCACGCTTTCTTTCGCTGATCGTGTTGACTCATTTTCCTCTTCATATGTGCTGTAAAAATAAGGTGTTGTCGATTCAAATTCCGCTGCACACGTATCAACCATCTTGTATACTGGGAAAAGATTTTGTGCTTTTCTTAAGTCATAAATCGCTTGTTCATCGACATTCCAACAAGTTGCAAGGAAAGCGTCAGAAAAACCGGCCCGTTTCGCTTCTGCCAAAATTTCTTGGTTATGTGGATTTTCTTTGATACGATTTTCCAGTTCGATTGTTTTACTTAATTTATATAAGAAGAATAAATCTATCTTTGTTTTCGCGTGGAGTTGTTCGATTGTTTGACCACGGCGCAAAGCTGCTGCTAGGAAGAATAAACGATCATCTTCTGGGAAGCAAATTTTGCGTTCTAATGTTGCTTCGTCAGCATTTTCCGCTTCTTCAAGCAACAGATGGTCAGCGCCGATTTCTAGGGAGCGAACTGCTTTTAGTAGCGCTTCTTCCCATGAACGGCCAATTGCCATGACTTCACCAGTTGCTTTCATTTGTGTGCCAAGGCGACGATCCGCTTGCTCAAATTTGTCAAAAGCAAAGCGTGGGATTTTCGCAACAACATAATCTAGTGTTGGTTCGAAATGGGCAAAAGTTGTTCCTGTCACTGGATTTCTCACTTCATCCAGTGTTAAGCCAACTGCGATTTTCGCTGCAAGTTTGGCAATTGGGTAGCCGGTCGCTTTGGAAGCTAGCGCAGAGGAACGGCTCACACGTGGGTTTACTTCGATAACATAGTAATTATAACTATCTGGATCAAGTGCCAGTTGAACGTTACAGCCACCTTCAATTTCTAGTGCGCGGATAATTTTCAACGACACATCGCGCAACAATTGGTATTCGCGGTCGGAAAGCGTTTGGCTTGGTGCGACAACAATCGAATCTCCTGTATGTATGCCGACTGGGTCAATATTTTCCATGTTACAAACAACCATTGCGTTATTGTTCGCATCACGCATTACTTCATATTCCACTTCTTTAAAACCAGCGATACTTTTTTCTAGTAAACATTGTGTTACTGGACTCAGTTTTAAACCACTTGTCACCGTTTCAATTAATTCTTGTTCATTGTGGCAAATCCCGCCGCCAGAACCACCAAGCGTATATGCCGGGCGCACGATAACTGGGTAGCCGATACGTTCAACAAAAGTATACGCTTCGTCTAAATTATGAATAATGTCACTTTCTGGCACTGGTTCCCCTAGTTCATTCATCAAGTCCCGGAAAGCTTCACGGTCTTCCGCTTTTTTAATCGCCGTTAAATCCGTCCCAAGTACTTCTACGTTACATTCATCCAAAATCCCAGCAGCAGAAAGTTCCATCGCCATATTCAATCCCGTTTGCCCCCCAAGGGTTGGTAAAATGGCGTCCGGACGTTCTTTACGAATAATGCGCGATACAAAATCAAGCGTAATTGGTTCAATGTAAACTTTGTCGGCCATTTCTGCATCCGTCATAATTGTCGCTGGATTCGAGTTCACTAAAACTACCCGGTACCCTTCTTCTTTCAAACTCAGGCATGCTTGTGTCCCAGCATAATCAAACTCTGCTGCTTGTCCAATAACAATTGGGCCAGAACCGATTACTAGAATTGTTTTTATATCGTCACGTTTAGGCATGTAGTTCACCCTCCTCTTTCCCATTCATCATTTCCATAAATTCATCAAATAAGTAGTTGACGTCACTTGGTCCTGGGTTTGCTTCTGGGTGATATTGTACTGTATAGGCTGGATATTCTTTATGCGCCAGCCCTTCTACTGTTTCATCATTTAATTCAATGTGTGTTACTTTTAAATCTGTTCCAATAAGTGAATCTTTTTCTACTGCGTAACCGTGGTTTTGTGCAGTGAAATCAACACGTCCTGTAGCTAGTTCTTTCACCGGATGATTCGCGCCACGATGCCCGAATTTCAGTTTAAATGTATCTGCTCCGTTCGCAAGTGCAAACAGTTGGTGCCCTAAGCAAATTCCGAATAGTGGTAGCTTGCCTTGAATGCCGCGTATCATTTCTAATGCTTCTGGTACATCTTTCGGATCCCCAGGTCCATTGGATAACATCACGCCATCCGGATGCATTGCAAGAATTTCTTCGGCTGTTGTGTTGTAAGGAACAACCGTCACGTAACAGTTACGTTTATTCAGTTCCCGTAAAATCGAACTTTTTACACCATAATCGACAAGTACCACTCGTTTACCATCGCCAGGACTTGCGAATGCTTTAGCGGAGGAAACTTCATGTACTTGATCGACTGGCAAACGTACAGAGCGCAAGTGGTGTAGCAATTCCTCTTTGTTTGCTGTTTCTGCTGCTAAAATGCCTTTTAACGTTCCTTCTTTACGAATTAGTTTCGTTAATTTACGCGTATCAATTCCCGCGATTCCCGGGATGCCTTTTTCTTTCAAAAATTGATCTAAAGTAATTTGATTGCGCCAGTTGGAAGGGAATTCTGCAGCCTCACGAACCACAACACCTTTCACAGCGGGATTGATAGATTCAAAATCGTCGCGGTTCACGCCGTAATTTCCAACAAGTGGATACGTAAAAGTAATAATTTGGCCATAGTACGAAGGGTCAGTGATTGTTTCTTGGTAGCCAGTCATTCCAGTATTGAAGACAACTTCACCAATGGTTTCTTTTTCACTACCAATCGCATCACCGATAAAATAATTGCCATCTTCTAGCATTAAAATTCGCTTTGTCATTTAATTTCCCCCTCATTGTATACAAGTGTTCCTTCTGCAAACGTTGCTACCGGCCATCCAATACACGTTTCTCCTACAAATGGTGTGTTTTTTCCTTTTGAATAAAAAGTAGCTGGGTCAATGGTCGCTTCTTTTTCTAAATCAAGAACGACGATATCTGCTACGCTGCCTTCTTCTAATTTCCCGTAAGGTAGTTTAAAGCATTCCGCTGGTTTTACAGTCATCCAGTCGATTAGCTGTTTTAATGTCCATTCGTTCGTTTTAACAAAATGTGTATATAGTAATGGGA
The sequence above is drawn from the Listeria monocytogenes genome and encodes:
- the carB gene encoding carbamoyl-phosphate synthase large subunit encodes the protein MPKRDDIKTILVIGSGPIVIGQAAEFDYAGTQACLSLKEEGYRVVLVNSNPATIMTDAEMADKVYIEPITLDFVSRIIRKERPDAILPTLGGQTGLNMAMELSAAGILDECNVEVLGTDLTAIKKAEDREAFRDLMNELGEPVPESDIIHNLDEAYTFVERIGYPVIVRPAYTLGGSGGGICHNEQELIETVTSGLKLSPVTQCLLEKSIAGFKEVEYEVMRDANNNAMVVCNMENIDPVGIHTGDSIVVAPSQTLSDREYQLLRDVSLKIIRALEIEGGCNVQLALDPDSYNYYVIEVNPRVSRSSALASKATGYPIAKLAAKIAVGLTLDEVRNPVTGTTFAHFEPTLDYVVAKIPRFAFDKFEQADRRLGTQMKATGEVMAIGRSWEEALLKAVRSLEIGADHLLLEEAENADEATLERKICFPEDDRLFFLAAALRRGQTIEQLHAKTKIDLFFLYKLSKTIELENRIKENPHNQEILAEAKRAGFSDAFLATCWNVDEQAIYDLRKAQNLFPVYKMVDTCAAEFESTTPYFYSTYEEENESTRSAKESVIVLGSGPIRIGQGVEFDYATVHSVWAIQQAGYEAIIINNNPETVSTDFSISDKLYFEPLTLEDVMHVIEIEQPLGVVVQFGGQTAINLADGLAKRGVKILGTSLEDTDRAENRDAFEKALEILQIPQPAGKTATSVEEAINVATDIGYPVLVRPSYVLGGRAMEIVESEEALKHYMTNAVKVNPKHPVLVDRYVSGQEVEVDAISDGENVLIPGIMEHIERAGVHSGDSIAVYPAQRLSSQVKNTIVDYTTRLATGLNIIGMLNIQYVVDGEEVFVIEVNPRSSRTAPFLSKITEIPMANVATRVILGENLIDLGYTPGLAPEKQEIFVKVPVFSFAKLRSVDTSLGPEMKSTGEVMGKDVTLEKALYKGFVASGTTMHDYGTVLLTVADRDKEEAVELAKRFNRIGFTIMATKGTASTLEEADIPVSQVKKIGENQETLIDYIRNGQVTLVVNTLTTGKRPERDGFQIRRESVENGIPVCTSLDTAEAILRVLESRSFELESMNASEVKQPKARV
- a CDS encoding carbamoyl phosphate synthase small subunit, producing the protein MTKRILMLEDGNYFIGDAIGSEKETIGEVVFNTGMTGYQETITDPSYYGQIITFTYPLVGNYGVNRDDFESINPAVKGVVVREAAEFPSNWRNQITLDQFLKEKGIPGIAGIDTRKLTKLIRKEGTLKGILAAETANKEELLHHLRSVRLPVDQVHEVSSAKAFASPGDGKRVVLVDYGVKSSILRELNKRNCYVTVVPYNTTAEEILAMHPDGVMLSNGPGDPKDVPEALEMIRGIQGKLPLFGICLGHQLFALANGADTFKLKFGHRGANHPVKELATGRVDFTAQNHGYAVEKDSLIGTDLKVTHIELNDETVEGLAHKEYPAYTVQYHPEANPGPSDVNYLFDEFMEMMNGKEEGELHA